A region from the Serinibacter arcticus genome encodes:
- a CDS encoding RsmD family RNA methyltransferase, whose amino-acid sequence MTAATLEIVLQVLPGVAPALGRELQRAGLPDAWPRDPSDVDEELALAVAADPASLRALADLRTAVAAWIVLDSPAPRPTGLTATEVLRAFATTLELLARQRPRVRFTALRFEAAGSHTPQMQRVAAELAEVAGLPVDPDDGDLVVRARRARSGAGWELLVRTTARPLATRAWRTERYPGALNATIAAAVLGELARATPDGADAGRLVDLMCGSGTLVVERLARGGVEEILAVDVSPDAIATTAAHLRAARLRGRVVTRVADVRDLMEDDDVAGRFDAVVVNPPWGELLGEHAANTDLYAVLLDAVDRVGSARVRAGVLTHDIRRFEAVLAADPRWHLRARPQFFAKGHRPRLFVLERA is encoded by the coding sequence ATGACCGCCGCGACGCTCGAGATCGTCCTGCAGGTCCTCCCCGGCGTCGCGCCGGCGCTCGGACGTGAGCTGCAGCGGGCGGGACTGCCCGATGCGTGGCCCCGCGACCCGTCGGACGTCGACGAGGAGCTCGCCCTCGCCGTCGCGGCCGATCCCGCCTCGCTGCGGGCGCTGGCCGACCTGCGGACCGCCGTCGCCGCCTGGATCGTGCTCGACTCCCCGGCGCCCCGCCCCACCGGGCTGACGGCGACGGAGGTGCTGCGCGCGTTCGCCACCACCCTCGAGCTGCTCGCCCGGCAGCGTCCCCGGGTCCGGTTCACGGCCCTGCGGTTCGAGGCCGCCGGCTCCCACACGCCCCAGATGCAGAGGGTCGCGGCCGAGCTGGCCGAGGTGGCCGGCCTCCCCGTGGATCCCGACGACGGCGACCTGGTCGTCCGCGCCCGGCGCGCCCGCTCCGGTGCGGGCTGGGAGCTGCTCGTGCGCACGACGGCGCGACCGCTCGCCACGCGCGCCTGGCGCACGGAGCGCTACCCGGGGGCGCTCAACGCGACCATCGCGGCCGCCGTCCTGGGCGAGCTGGCCCGCGCGACGCCGGACGGCGCCGACGCGGGGCGTCTCGTCGACCTCATGTGCGGTTCGGGCACGCTCGTGGTCGAGCGGCTGGCGCGCGGTGGCGTGGAGGAGATCCTCGCCGTCGACGTCAGCCCGGACGCGATCGCGACGACGGCCGCGCACCTGCGCGCCGCACGGCTGCGCGGTCGGGTGGTGACGCGGGTCGCGGACGTGCGCGACCTGATGGAGGACGACGACGTCGCGGGCCGCTTCGACGCCGTCGTGGTCAATCCGCCGTGGGGTGAGCTGCTCGGCGAGCACGCCGCCAACACCGACCTGTACGCCGTGCTGCTCGACGCCGTCGACCGCGTGGGCTCGGCGCGCGTGCGCGCAGGTGTGCTGACGCACGACATCCGACGCTTCGAGGCCGTGCTGGCCGCCGATCCGCGCTGGCACCTGCGCGCCCGGCCGCAGTTCTTCGCCAAGGGCCACCGCCCGCGGCTGTTCGTCCTCGAGCGCGCCTGA
- a CDS encoding phage holin family protein — MKEFLWRSVVSAGAVWVADLLIRGIQVTDVAEWWQQVLVYLVVGAVLALVQAIIKPIVAALTFLLYILTFGLFGIVVNALMLMLVSWVTDNFAWGLSVDGFWPSAVLGAIVVSVAGMILSAVLPRPSRSER, encoded by the coding sequence ATGAAGGAGTTCCTCTGGCGTTCCGTGGTCTCGGCCGGTGCCGTGTGGGTGGCCGACCTCCTCATCCGTGGCATCCAGGTCACCGACGTCGCCGAGTGGTGGCAGCAGGTGCTGGTGTACCTCGTGGTCGGGGCGGTGCTCGCCCTGGTCCAGGCGATCATCAAGCCGATCGTCGCCGCCCTGACCTTCCTCCTGTACATCCTGACCTTCGGCCTGTTCGGCATCGTGGTCAACGCCCTGATGCTCATGCTGGTCAGCTGGGTGACGGACAACTTCGCGTGGGGACTGAGCGTGGACGGCTTCTGGCCGTCGGCGGTGCTCGGTGCGATCGTCGTGTCCGTCGCGGGGATGATCCTCAGCGCGGTCCTGCCGCGCCCCAGCCGCTCCGAGCGCTGA
- the pdhA gene encoding pyruvate dehydrogenase (acetyl-transferring) E1 component subunit alpha, with product MSSTETPATPVDHELSWPDPCEIAGTVRLVAPDGSRLSEDAVALSGHAVYAAAAARTTPDELRAMYRDMVLVRAFDREATSLQRQGELGLWPECRGQEAAQIGSAHALRPRDHVFPSYREHGVAHVRGLDLREILHLFRGTEHGGWDPTAHGFHIYTLVIGSHTLHATGYAMGIQRDGDVGTGTDRDRAVVAYFGDGATAQGDVNEALVFAATTNAPVVFFCQNNHWAISAPTTVQTTVPLVERGAGFGVPSIRVDGNDVVAVKAVTEAALERARSGGGPTFIEAVTYRMGAHTTSDDPTRYRERAEEDAWSQRDPIERLGALLRAEGLVDDAFFAGIDADATELTAGVRAYCRSLTPPPAESMFDHVYAAQHTLVDEERAWYGQYASSFEQAAAGS from the coding sequence GTGAGCAGCACCGAGACCCCCGCAACGCCCGTCGATCACGAGCTGAGCTGGCCCGACCCGTGCGAGATCGCCGGCACCGTCCGCCTGGTGGCCCCGGACGGCAGCCGTCTGTCCGAGGACGCCGTCGCCCTGAGCGGTCACGCCGTCTACGCGGCGGCCGCCGCCCGCACCACCCCCGACGAGCTGCGCGCCATGTACCGCGACATGGTCCTGGTGCGTGCCTTCGACCGCGAGGCCACGAGCCTGCAGCGGCAGGGAGAGCTCGGCCTGTGGCCGGAGTGCCGTGGTCAGGAGGCCGCCCAGATCGGGTCGGCCCACGCGCTCCGGCCGCGAGACCACGTCTTCCCCTCCTACCGGGAGCACGGGGTGGCGCACGTGCGCGGACTCGACCTGCGCGAGATCCTCCACCTCTTCCGCGGCACGGAGCACGGTGGCTGGGACCCGACGGCCCACGGCTTCCACATCTACACGCTCGTCATCGGCTCGCACACGCTGCACGCCACGGGCTACGCGATGGGGATCCAGCGCGACGGCGACGTCGGCACGGGCACCGACCGCGACCGCGCCGTCGTGGCCTACTTCGGCGACGGTGCCACCGCGCAGGGCGACGTCAACGAGGCGCTCGTGTTCGCCGCCACGACCAACGCTCCCGTCGTCTTCTTCTGTCAGAACAACCACTGGGCCATCTCGGCGCCCACGACCGTCCAGACGACGGTCCCGCTCGTCGAGCGCGGCGCCGGCTTCGGTGTCCCGAGCATCAGGGTCGACGGGAACGACGTCGTCGCCGTCAAGGCCGTCACCGAGGCAGCCCTCGAGCGTGCCCGGTCCGGCGGCGGCCCGACCTTCATCGAGGCCGTGACCTACCGGATGGGCGCGCACACGACGTCCGACGACCCGACCCGCTACCGCGAGCGGGCCGAGGAGGACGCCTGGTCGCAGCGCGACCCCATCGAGCGGCTCGGCGCCCTCCTGCGCGCCGAGGGCCTCGTCGACGACGCGTTCTTCGCCGGGATCGACGCGGATGCGACCGAGCTCACCGCCGGCGTCCGCGCCTACTGCCGGAGCCTCACGCCCCCGCCCGCCGAGTCGATGTTCGACCACGTCTACGCCGCGCAGCACACGCTCGTCGACGAGGAGCGCGCCTGGTACGGCCAGTACGCGTCCTCGTTCGAGCAGGCCGCCGCCGGGTCCTGA
- a CDS encoding DUF2330 domain-containing protein, whose protein sequence is MTGRSATDGPRTHRTHLARRVVAMLGSAAAMTGLALGMAAPASAAGPVLVSSGDLDISAQRAVVSWVDGQQRMLIELDLEGNADPGASAVLLLATPTPPQVTVADPAVMQSFVDAGSPELIEEEHWWPDLQSFGGGGDRPAWLRPEVALAEISLSTHAPASGAQIAGFYAGQGFPVGEETTLALQTYTAGGWAITEVRIDPGEESTDVRSTPVLDLSFASPDAVVPMLLYAGGALPLDLSTYVLGTERLDRTSMPSSASVRYSGPITSGTDPLLTDWLAPYGGTAVMTVVDQPTIQTSQMTEDIRFGPSIYGPISAGTEVVRVERIIFGIPAGLVLVAGGMVLVAVLGVIASRLMNRGYED, encoded by the coding sequence ATGACAGGTCGATCCGCCACCGACGGACCCCGCACCCACCGCACCCACCTCGCTCGTCGCGTCGTCGCGATGCTCGGCAGCGCCGCCGCGATGACGGGCCTCGCGCTCGGGATGGCCGCGCCGGCCTCGGCCGCCGGTCCGGTGCTGGTGTCCTCCGGCGACCTGGACATCAGCGCCCAGCGTGCCGTGGTGAGCTGGGTGGACGGGCAGCAGCGGATGCTGATCGAGCTCGACCTCGAGGGCAACGCCGACCCCGGTGCGAGCGCGGTGCTGCTCCTCGCGACGCCGACGCCCCCGCAGGTCACCGTCGCGGACCCCGCGGTCATGCAGTCCTTCGTCGACGCCGGCTCGCCCGAGCTGATCGAGGAGGAGCACTGGTGGCCGGACCTGCAGTCGTTCGGCGGCGGTGGCGACCGTCCCGCCTGGCTGCGGCCCGAGGTGGCCCTGGCCGAGATCAGCCTCTCGACGCACGCGCCGGCGTCGGGCGCGCAGATCGCCGGCTTCTACGCGGGCCAGGGCTTCCCGGTCGGCGAGGAGACGACGCTCGCGCTCCAGACCTACACGGCCGGGGGCTGGGCCATCACCGAGGTGCGGATCGATCCGGGTGAGGAGTCGACCGACGTCCGCTCCACCCCGGTTCTCGACCTGAGCTTCGCCTCGCCGGACGCGGTCGTCCCGATGCTGCTGTACGCGGGCGGTGCGCTCCCGCTGGACCTGAGCACCTACGTGCTGGGCACCGAGCGGCTCGACCGCACCTCCATGCCGTCCTCCGCATCGGTGCGCTACTCGGGTCCGATCACCTCGGGGACGGACCCCCTCCTGACCGACTGGCTCGCGCCGTACGGCGGCACGGCTGTGATGACGGTGGTGGACCAGCCGACCATCCAGACCAGTCAGATGACCGAGGACATCCGTTTCGGCCCCTCGATCTACGGGCCGATCTCCGCCGGCACCGAGGTCGTCCGGGTGGAACGCATCATCTTCGGGATCCCCGCCGGCCTCGTCCTCGTCGCCGGCGGCATGGTGCTCGTGGCGGTGCTGGGGGTCATCGCCTCGCGGCTGATGAACCGCGGCTACGAGGACTGA
- a CDS encoding class C sortase: MTSTAAPAPAPGRDVRRRRRPARAAWTWQQAVTGLVLVGGVGVLLYPTASEWFAARVHATEVSGYVDYAGSLADAERERQLADARDYNANLPAGPLRDPYILNDSGEVVDLRDGEEDYLRQLAGSPGEVMARVRIPTIDVDLPIYHGTDEATLTKGVGHLFGTGLPIGGPSTHAVLTAHSGLPSATLFTHLDRVEVGELFSVTVLGEDLYYQVDQIRMVEPNVADDLRQIAGEDHVTLVTCTPTGVNSHRLLVRGTRVDAPAAGAEPSGGSFDANASDPGFPWWAPALLGAGTGTYLLLRPRRRDADQGRA; encoded by the coding sequence ATGACCAGCACCGCGGCACCGGCGCCGGCACCCGGACGCGACGTCCGCCGTCGCCGTCGTCCCGCGCGTGCGGCGTGGACCTGGCAGCAGGCCGTCACCGGCCTGGTGCTCGTAGGAGGGGTCGGCGTCCTGCTCTACCCGACGGCGTCCGAGTGGTTCGCGGCGCGCGTCCACGCGACCGAGGTCTCGGGCTACGTGGACTACGCGGGTTCGCTGGCCGACGCCGAGCGCGAGAGGCAGCTGGCGGATGCCCGGGACTACAACGCGAACCTTCCGGCCGGACCGCTCCGCGATCCCTACATCCTCAACGACTCCGGCGAGGTCGTGGACCTGCGCGACGGCGAGGAGGACTACCTCCGCCAGCTCGCCGGCAGCCCGGGCGAGGTCATGGCGCGGGTGCGGATCCCCACGATCGACGTCGATCTGCCGATCTATCACGGCACCGACGAGGCGACCCTGACCAAGGGCGTCGGACACCTCTTCGGGACCGGGCTGCCGATCGGCGGCCCGAGCACCCACGCCGTCCTGACGGCCCACTCGGGGCTGCCGAGCGCGACGCTCTTCACCCACCTCGACCGCGTCGAGGTCGGCGAACTCTTCTCGGTCACCGTGCTGGGGGAGGACCTCTACTACCAGGTGGACCAGATCCGCATGGTCGAGCCGAACGTCGCCGACGACCTGCGCCAGATCGCGGGCGAGGACCACGTCACGCTCGTCACGTGCACGCCCACCGGCGTGAACTCCCACCGCCTCCTCGTGCGCGGCACCCGGGTGGACGCCCCGGCCGCAGGGGCCGAGCCGAGCGGCGGCTCGTTCGACGCCAACGCCTCCGACCCCGGCTTCCCCTGGTGGGCACCCGCCCTCCTCGGCGCCGGGACGGGGACCTACCTCCTGCTGCGCCCCCGCCGTCGTGACGCGGACCAGGGCCGGGCATAA
- a CDS encoding alpha-ketoacid dehydrogenase subunit beta gives MTTTHTAADAAPTDAAATTAATVPAETKQRLPLARAINAGLRRALATDDHVMLMGEDIGRLGGVFRVTDGLQAEFGTQRVVDSPLAESGILGTAIGLAMAGYRPVVEIQFDGFVFPAFDQITTQLAKLRYRTGGRLEMPVVIRIPYGGSIGAIEHHSESPEALFAHTAGLRIVTPATAADGYTMIQQAIASPDPVIFLEPKSRYWDKGEVDLREGATELGPDGWRSLHVARTVRAGSDLTIAAYGPTVATALAAAQVAEQEGRDVEVIDLRSVSPIDFDTLTESVMRTGHLVVVHEAPVFFGSGAEIAARITERCFHALEAPVLRVGGFHTPYPASSIEAEYLPSLDRVLDAVDRSLAY, from the coding sequence ATGACCACGACGCACACCGCCGCCGACGCGGCTCCCACCGACGCGGCCGCCACGACGGCCGCCACCGTGCCCGCCGAGACCAAGCAGCGCCTCCCGCTCGCGCGCGCCATCAACGCCGGCCTGCGCCGGGCCCTCGCCACGGACGACCACGTCATGCTCATGGGCGAGGACATCGGTCGCCTCGGCGGCGTCTTCCGGGTCACCGACGGGCTGCAGGCAGAGTTCGGCACGCAGCGCGTGGTCGACTCCCCGCTGGCCGAGTCCGGCATCCTCGGCACCGCGATCGGTCTGGCGATGGCCGGCTACCGGCCCGTCGTCGAGATCCAGTTCGACGGCTTCGTCTTCCCGGCGTTCGACCAGATCACCACGCAGCTCGCGAAGCTGCGCTACCGCACCGGCGGGCGCCTCGAGATGCCCGTCGTCATCCGCATCCCCTACGGCGGCAGCATCGGCGCGATCGAGCACCACAGCGAGTCGCCGGAGGCCCTGTTCGCGCACACCGCCGGCCTGCGGATCGTCACGCCGGCCACCGCGGCCGACGGCTACACGATGATCCAGCAGGCCATCGCCTCGCCCGACCCCGTCATCTTCCTCGAGCCGAAGTCCCGCTACTGGGACAAGGGCGAGGTCGACCTCCGCGAGGGCGCCACCGAGCTCGGCCCCGACGGCTGGCGTTCGCTCCACGTGGCCCGCACGGTCCGCGCCGGCAGCGACCTCACCATCGCCGCGTACGGTCCGACCGTCGCGACGGCGCTCGCGGCCGCCCAGGTGGCCGAGCAGGAGGGGCGCGACGTCGAGGTCATCGACCTGCGCTCGGTCTCACCGATCGACTTCGACACGCTGACGGAGTCCGTGATGCGGACCGGGCACCTCGTCGTCGTGCACGAGGCCCCCGTCTTCTTCGGGTCGGGCGCCGAGATCGCCGCCCGGATCACCGAGCGCTGCTTCCACGCGCTCGAGGCGCCCGTGCTCCGCGTCGGCGGTTTCCACACGCCCTACCCCGCCTCCTCGATCGAGGCCGAGTACCTGCCGTCGCTCGACCGGGTGCTCGACGCCGTCGACCGCTCGCTCGCGTACTGA
- the purB gene encoding adenylosuccinate lyase codes for MSSTTQPWVTLAADTSIALGPLDGRYRADVAPLVDHLSEAALNRARLHVEVEWLIHLTAVGAIPGAPELTESEVAYLRDVVATFGPAEIAEMAAIEAETRHDVKAVEYFLKRRLATAGDVLGATTSLPAASELVHIFCTSEDINNLAYAITVRSAVHEVWLPAAAGVADAVADLARDQAATPMLARTHGQPATPVTLGKELAVLAHRLRRQLARIAADETLGKINGATGTFGAHAVSVPGTDWEQVARTFVEGLGLTWNPLTTQIESHDWQAELYSDVARFNRVLHNLATDVWTYISLGYFAQRLSAQGSTGSSTMPHKVNPIRFENAEANLEVSNALLDNLSTTLVTSRLQRDLTDSSSQRTIGIAFGHSLLAIANVTRGLAGLDVDAAAMARDLDGNWEVLGEAVQSAMRAAGIAGASGMADPYERLKDLTRGRRVDGDGMRAFISDLGLPADVQARLLDLTPAGYTGYAEKLVGHLA; via the coding sequence ATGTCCTCGACCACCCAGCCCTGGGTCACCCTCGCCGCCGACACCTCCATCGCCCTCGGTCCCCTCGACGGCCGGTACCGAGCGGACGTCGCTCCGCTCGTCGACCACCTGTCCGAGGCCGCGCTCAACCGCGCCCGGCTGCACGTCGAGGTCGAGTGGCTCATCCACCTGACGGCGGTCGGCGCGATTCCCGGCGCCCCCGAGCTCACGGAGTCCGAGGTCGCCTACCTGCGCGACGTCGTCGCCACGTTCGGTCCCGCCGAGATCGCCGAGATGGCCGCGATCGAGGCCGAGACGCGGCATGACGTCAAGGCCGTGGAGTACTTCCTCAAGCGCCGCCTGGCGACGGCCGGCGACGTGCTCGGCGCGACGACGTCGCTCCCCGCCGCGAGCGAGCTCGTCCACATCTTCTGCACCAGCGAGGACATCAACAACCTCGCGTACGCGATCACGGTGCGCTCCGCCGTCCACGAGGTCTGGCTGCCCGCCGCCGCCGGGGTGGCCGACGCCGTCGCCGACCTCGCCCGCGACCAGGCCGCGACGCCGATGCTCGCGCGCACCCACGGCCAGCCGGCCACCCCCGTCACTCTGGGCAAGGAGCTCGCCGTCCTCGCGCACCGCCTGCGCCGCCAGCTCGCACGCATCGCGGCCGACGAGACGCTCGGGAAGATCAACGGCGCGACCGGCACGTTCGGCGCCCACGCCGTCTCGGTGCCCGGCACGGACTGGGAGCAGGTCGCGCGCACGTTCGTCGAGGGCCTCGGTCTCACGTGGAACCCGCTGACGACGCAGATCGAGAGCCACGACTGGCAGGCCGAGCTCTACTCCGACGTCGCCCGTTTCAACCGCGTCCTGCACAACCTGGCGACCGACGTGTGGACCTACATCTCGCTCGGCTACTTCGCGCAGCGACTGTCGGCCCAGGGCTCGACCGGGTCCTCGACCATGCCGCACAAGGTGAACCCGATCCGGTTCGAGAACGCCGAGGCGAACCTCGAGGTCTCGAACGCGCTGCTCGACAACCTCTCGACCACGCTCGTCACCTCGCGCCTGCAGCGCGACCTCACCGACTCCTCCAGCCAGCGCACGATCGGCATCGCGTTCGGCCACTCGCTGCTCGCGATCGCGAACGTCACGCGCGGCCTGGCCGGACTCGACGTCGACGCCGCGGCGATGGCCCGCGATCTCGACGGGAACTGGGAGGTGCTCGGCGAGGCCGTGCAGTCCGCGATGCGGGCCGCAGGGATCGCCGGGGCGTCGGGGATGGCCGACCCCTACGAGCGCCTCAAGGACCTCACGCGCGGGCGTCGCGTCGACGGCGACGGCATGCGTGCCTTCATCTCCGACCTCGGCCTGCCGGCCGACGTCCAGGCGCGACTGCTCGACCTGACCCCGGCGGGCTACACGGGGTACGCCGAGAAGCTCGTCGGCCACCTGGCCTGA
- a CDS encoding histidinol-phosphate transaminase: MLTAVTDAAADLNRYPDMASVELIDHLAALHGVEAEQIVVGNGSTAVLEAILRALCEAGDEVVFPWRSFEAYPIAVAVTGATSVPVPLTADGRHDVDAMLAAVTERTKAILLCSPNNPTGPTLTQAEVERVLQEAPTDVLVLLDEAYIEFVRSPDAVESGPLLATHPRLVVLRTFSKAYGLAGLRVGYAVGRGRLVGGIRAASTPFGVNALAQVAAVASLQAGPELMARVDDLVVERERLVAALRRQGWDLPDAQGNFVWLAVGDQAGVLARAFADAGVLVRPFAGEGVRISVGDREANDVVIAVAGEYAAERPRR, translated from the coding sequence GTGCTGACCGCGGTCACCGACGCGGCGGCGGACCTCAACCGCTACCCGGACATGGCCTCGGTCGAGCTGATCGATCACCTGGCGGCGCTGCACGGCGTGGAGGCGGAGCAGATCGTCGTCGGCAACGGGTCGACGGCGGTGCTCGAGGCGATCCTGCGCGCCCTGTGCGAGGCGGGCGACGAGGTCGTCTTCCCGTGGCGCTCCTTCGAGGCGTACCCGATCGCCGTCGCGGTGACGGGGGCCACGAGCGTGCCGGTCCCGCTGACCGCGGACGGACGACACGACGTCGACGCCATGCTGGCCGCCGTCACCGAGCGCACGAAGGCGATCCTGCTGTGCTCGCCCAACAACCCGACCGGGCCGACGCTGACGCAGGCCGAGGTCGAGCGGGTGCTCCAGGAGGCGCCGACCGACGTCCTGGTGCTGCTCGACGAGGCCTACATCGAGTTCGTCCGTTCGCCCGACGCCGTCGAGTCGGGTCCGCTGCTCGCGACCCACCCCCGCCTCGTCGTGCTGCGCACGTTCTCCAAGGCCTACGGTCTCGCCGGCCTCCGGGTCGGCTACGCGGTGGGTCGGGGTCGGCTCGTCGGCGGCATCCGTGCGGCATCCACCCCGTTCGGGGTGAACGCGCTGGCGCAGGTCGCTGCGGTGGCCTCGCTGCAGGCCGGGCCCGAGCTGATGGCGCGGGTCGACGACCTCGTCGTCGAGCGCGAGCGGCTGGTCGCCGCGCTGCGTCGTCAGGGCTGGGACCTGCCCGACGCGCAGGGCAACTTCGTGTGGCTCGCCGTCGGCGACCAGGCGGGCGTGCTCGCCCGGGCGTTCGCTGACGCCGGCGTGCTCGTCCGCCCGTTCGCGGGTGAGGGCGTGCGGATCTCTGTGGGCGACCGCGAGGCGAACGACGTCGTGATCGCCGTCGCGGGGGAGTACGCCGCGGAGCGGCCGCGACGCTGA
- a CDS encoding dihydrolipoamide acetyltransferase family protein, translating into MPQLQHFALPDVGEGLTEADIVSWRVAVGDTVTVNQVIVEIETAKSLVELPSPWDGVVTQLLVDEGQTVDVGTPIVVVDTDPDGEDDGGTSEDAVAPPAAEHGAAGTSGGVLVGYGTSHASTTRRPRRTTAEPAPSATPARGTAPAPVAAAAAVAARPASSPAALVSTPSANGTPMLAKPPVRKLAKDLGIALETVTPSGPGGIITRDDVIARSRQGEARTLATYPGDDTPWLTDGVVSGDGRQTRVPVRSVRRRTAEAMVASAFTAPHVTVFQTVDVSRTMKLVASLREDREFADVRVTPLLIAAKALILAIRRHPEISAAWDEERQEIVFKHYVNLGIAAATPRGLVVPNIKNVHSMPLLQLAQEIAHLTSTARAGKTQPSEMSDGTVTITNVGVFGTDTGTPILNPGESAILAFGAIAERPWVHKGKIKPRWVTQLALSFDHRLVDGELGARVLSDVARVLEDPAHALVWG; encoded by the coding sequence GTGCCCCAGCTCCAGCACTTCGCCCTCCCCGACGTGGGTGAGGGCCTCACCGAGGCCGACATCGTCTCGTGGCGGGTCGCCGTCGGCGACACGGTGACCGTGAACCAGGTCATCGTCGAGATCGAGACCGCGAAGTCCCTGGTCGAGCTGCCCTCGCCGTGGGACGGCGTCGTCACGCAGCTGCTCGTCGACGAGGGCCAGACGGTCGACGTCGGCACGCCGATCGTCGTCGTCGACACGGACCCCGACGGTGAGGACGACGGCGGAACGTCCGAGGACGCCGTCGCCCCGCCGGCCGCCGAGCACGGCGCCGCCGGCACCTCGGGCGGCGTGCTCGTCGGCTACGGCACGTCGCACGCCTCCACCACGCGTCGCCCGCGGCGCACGACGGCGGAGCCCGCCCCGAGCGCGACGCCGGCCCGCGGCACCGCCCCGGCTCCCGTGGCGGCTGCCGCCGCCGTGGCCGCCCGCCCGGCCTCCTCGCCCGCCGCGCTGGTCTCGACGCCGTCGGCCAACGGCACGCCGATGCTCGCCAAGCCCCCGGTCCGCAAGCTCGCCAAGGACCTCGGCATCGCGCTCGAGACGGTCACGCCGTCGGGCCCGGGCGGGATCATCACGCGCGACGACGTCATCGCGCGCTCGCGTCAGGGCGAGGCCCGCACGCTGGCCACGTACCCGGGTGACGACACCCCGTGGCTCACGGACGGCGTCGTCTCCGGCGACGGCCGCCAGACGCGGGTGCCGGTGCGCTCGGTCCGCCGTCGCACGGCCGAGGCGATGGTGGCCTCGGCGTTCACGGCGCCGCACGTGACGGTGTTCCAGACGGTCGACGTCAGCCGCACGATGAAGCTGGTCGCCTCGCTCCGCGAGGACCGCGAGTTCGCCGACGTCCGCGTGACGCCCCTGCTGATCGCGGCCAAGGCGCTGATCCTGGCGATCCGTCGCCACCCCGAGATCAGCGCGGCGTGGGACGAGGAGCGGCAGGAGATCGTCTTCAAGCACTACGTGAACCTCGGGATCGCCGCGGCGACGCCTCGCGGTCTCGTGGTGCCGAACATCAAGAACGTCCACAGCATGCCGCTGCTCCAGCTCGCGCAGGAGATCGCCCACCTCACCAGCACGGCGCGCGCCGGCAAGACGCAGCCGTCGGAGATGAGCGACGGCACCGTCACCATCACGAACGTCGGGGTCTTCGGCACCGACACCGGCACCCCGATCCTCAACCCGGGCGAGTCCGCGATCCTCGCGTTCGGGGCGATCGCCGAGCGGCCGTGGGTCCACAAGGGCAAGATCAAGCCGCGCTGGGTCACCCAGCTGGCGCTGTCGTTCGACCACCGCCTGGTCGACGGCGAGCTCGGCGCCCGGGTGCTCTCCGACGTCGCGCGCGTGCTGGAGGACCCGGCCCACGCCCTCGTCTGGGGCTGA